In one window of Balaenoptera musculus isolate JJ_BM4_2016_0621 chromosome 10, mBalMus1.pri.v3, whole genome shotgun sequence DNA:
- the CSAD gene encoding LOW QUALITY PROTEIN: cysteine sulfinic acid decarboxylase (The sequence of the model RefSeq protein was modified relative to this genomic sequence to represent the inferred CDS: deleted 2 bases in 2 codons), with amino-acid sequence MADSKPLLSLDGDAVAAEALLQDVFGIVVDEVIRKGTSASEKVCEWKEPEELKQLLDLELRNEGESQEQILERCRAVIRYSVKTCHPRFFNQLFSGLDPHALAGRIVTESLNTSQYTYEIAPVFVLMEEEVLKKLRALVGWSSGDGVFCPGGSISNMYAVNLARYQRYPDCKQRGLRALPPLALFTSKECHYSVKKGAAFLGLGTDSVRMVKADERGKMIPEDLERQIGLAEAEGAVPFLVSATSGTTVLGAFDPLEAVADVCQRHGLWLHVDAAWGGSVLLSQTHRHLLNGIQRADSVAWNPHKLLSAGLQCSALLLRDTSNLLKRCHGSQASYLFQQDKFYDVALDTGDKVVQCGRRVDCLKLWLMWKAQGGQGLERRVEQAFALARYLVEELKKREAFELVMEPEFVNVCFWYVPPSLQEKKGSPDYGERLAKVAPVLKERMVRKGSMMIGYQPHGTRGNFFRMVVANPVLTRADMDFLLNELERLGQDL; translated from the exons ATGGCTGACTCTAAACCACTCCTCTCCCTTGATGGGGACGCCGTGGCTGCAGAAGCCTTGCTCCAGGATGTGTTTGGGATTGTGGTGGATGAGGTCATTCGGAAAGGGACCAGTGCCTCCGAGAAG GTCTGCGAGTGGAAGGAGCCGGAGGAGCTGAAGCAGCTTCTGGATTTGGAGCTGCGGAATGAGGGGGAGTCACAGGAGCAGATCCTGGAGCGCTGCCGGGCTGTGATCCGCTACAGTGTGAAGACCT GTCACCCTCGTTTCTTCAACCAGCTCTTCTCAGGGTTGGATCCTCATGCCCTGGCCGGGCGCATTGTCACTGAGAGCCTCAACACCAGCCA GTACACATATGAGATCGCCCCCGTGTTTGTCCTCATGGAAGAAGAGGTGCTGAAGAAACTCCGGGCCCTGGTGGGCTGGAGCTCTGGGGACGGCGTCTTCTGCCCTG GTGGCTCCATCTCCAACATGTATGCTGTGAACCTGGCCCGCTATCAGCGCTACCCGGATTGCAAACAGAGGGGCCTCCGGGCACTGCCGCCCCTGGCCCTTTTCACATCAAAGGAG TGTCATTACTCCGTCAAGAAAGGAGCTGCTTTTCTGGGACTTGGCACCGACAGTGTCCGAATGGTCAAGGCAGATGAGAG AGGGAAAATGATCCCTGAGGATCTGGAGAGGCAGATCGGTCTGGCCGAGGCTGAG GGTGCTGTGCCATTCCTGGTCAGTGCCACCTCTGGCACTACCGTGCTGGGGGCCTTTGACCCTCTGGAGGCAGTTGCAGACGTGTGCCAGCGTCATGGGCTGTGGCTGCACGTGGAC GCCGCCTGGGGTGGGAGCGTCCTGCTGTCACAGACACATAGACATCTCCTGAATGGGATCCAGAG GGCTGACTCCGTGGCCTGGAATCCCCATAAGCTCCTCTCCGCAGGCCTGCAGTGCTCAGCTCTTCTTCTCCGGGACACCTCG AACCTGCTCAAGCGCTGCCACGGGTCCCAGGCCAGCTACCTGTTCCAGCAGGACAAGTTCTACGATGTGGCTCTGGACACTGGAGACAAGGTGGTGCAGTGTGGCCGTCGCGTG GACTGTCTGAAGCTGTGGCTCATGTGGAAGGCacagggcgggcaggggctggagcGGCGTGTGGAA CAGGCCTTTGCCCTTGCCCG GTACCTGGTGGAGGAATTGAAGAAGCGGGAAGCTTTTGAGTTGGTCATGGAG CCTGAATTTGTCAACGTGTGTTTCTGGTACGTGCCCCCCAGTCTGCAGGAGAAGAAGGGGAGTCCGGATTACGGTGAAAGGCTGGCTAAG GTGGCCCCAGTCCTCAAGGAGCGCATGGTGAGGAAGGGCTCCATGATGATTGGCTACCAGCCCCACGGTACCCGGGGCAACTTCTTCCGCATGGTCGTGGCCAACCCTGTGCTGACGCGGGCAGATATGGACTTCCTGCTGAATGAACTGGAACGGCTGGGCCAGGACCTCTGA